The proteins below are encoded in one region of Mycolicibacterium neworleansense:
- a CDS encoding cupin domain-containing protein: protein MEKISLTAIARQQLASARTASSGRSAHTVYGGHEHQLRQTLIALTEGTGLDEHESPGEATLQVIEGRVRLANSEASWEGSPGDHIVIPRTRHSLHALADSVVLLTVVKSMGPHT, encoded by the coding sequence ATGGAGAAGATCTCGCTCACCGCGATCGCCCGTCAGCAGTTGGCCTCAGCCCGCACGGCCAGCAGCGGACGCAGTGCGCATACGGTCTACGGCGGGCATGAGCACCAGCTGCGCCAGACGCTGATCGCGCTGACCGAGGGCACCGGGCTCGATGAGCACGAGAGCCCCGGTGAGGCCACGCTCCAGGTGATCGAGGGCAGGGTGAGACTGGCCAACTCCGAAGCCAGCTGGGAGGGTTCGCCCGGCGATCACATCGTGATCCCGCGCACCCGGCACAGCCTGCACGCGCTCGCGGACTCGGTGGTGCTGCTTACCGTCGTCAAGAGCATGGGGCCGCACACCTAG
- a CDS encoding IS481 family transposase, with amino-acid sequence MSHRNARTTFHGRLLMVRRYQAGWPKAHIAAAMGVSRKCVHTWISRFEAEGQAGLADRSSRPHSMPARTPRRLENQIVAWRKRHQCGPDEISAKLGVCPRTVSRVLNRRQMPYLRDLDPMTGQVIRASKATAVRYERLRPGELVHMDVKKLGRIPDGGGWRAHGRQGGGNRSRRNGSGFDYVHSLVDDHSRLAYSEILPDEKGPTCAAFLRRAALNFRSYGIEVIEAVMTDNAWAYRHSIRDVCAQLGARQVFIKPHCPWQNGKVERLNRTLQTEWAYKRVFASNADRAAALAPWLKDYNTQRRHSALGGLPPISRLTPTS; translated from the coding sequence GTGTCCCACCGTAATGCCCGCACGACGTTTCATGGTCGCCTGCTGATGGTGCGCCGCTATCAAGCTGGCTGGCCCAAGGCTCATATCGCCGCGGCAATGGGGGTGTCACGCAAGTGCGTGCATACCTGGATCAGCCGGTTTGAAGCCGAGGGCCAGGCCGGCCTGGCCGACCGGTCGTCACGTCCGCACTCGATGCCGGCCCGAACTCCGCGCCGGCTGGAAAACCAGATCGTTGCATGGCGCAAACGCCACCAGTGCGGCCCTGACGAGATCAGCGCCAAGTTGGGGGTGTGCCCACGAACAGTGTCGCGGGTGCTCAACCGCCGTCAGATGCCCTATCTACGCGACCTGGACCCGATGACCGGGCAGGTCATCCGCGCCTCGAAGGCCACAGCCGTGCGCTACGAACGACTCCGCCCCGGCGAACTGGTCCACATGGACGTCAAGAAACTGGGACGAATTCCCGACGGTGGCGGTTGGCGGGCGCACGGCCGACAGGGTGGCGGCAATCGAAGTCGCAGGAACGGAAGCGGATTCGACTATGTGCATTCGCTAGTCGATGACCATTCGCGTCTTGCCTATTCCGAAATCTTGCCTGACGAGAAAGGACCGACCTGTGCGGCATTTTTACGTCGGGCGGCCCTGAACTTCCGCTCCTACGGAATCGAGGTCATCGAAGCGGTGATGACCGACAACGCCTGGGCTTACCGCCACTCAATCCGCGACGTGTGCGCGCAGCTGGGCGCACGGCAAGTGTTCATCAAGCCGCACTGCCCGTGGCAGAACGGCAAGGTCGAGCGCCTCAACCGGACCTTGCAGACCGAATGGGCCTACAAGCGTGTGTTCGCTTCCAACGCCGACCGCGCTGCAGCCCTTGCGCCCTGGCTCAAGGACTACAACACTCAACGACGTCACAGCGCACTCGGCGGCCTCCCACCGATCAGCCGACTGACACCAACCTCATGA